The following proteins are co-located in the Triplophysa dalaica isolate WHDGS20190420 chromosome 2, ASM1584641v1, whole genome shotgun sequence genome:
- the LOC130437789 gene encoding zinc finger protein 501-like — translation MCSVTLMDCRKLMEMKTELTVKEEQTDEDDDLYSSLKLMNGGNMMEIKTEPTSKKEQTDEDENHDESGDSCGESSSKQRLTAQTLPCITEEHLGGHERSHTEQKVSQDQRHHSEKHKEEKEFLCELCGKNCVSSFSLKTHLKTHNGEKSFHCKGISIETYLVAHQRIHTGEKPYKCPHCERTFSHSSDVKKHMRVHTDERPYQCSECGKTFKRSDVLKSHQKTHSEEKLYQCSHCDKQFREKLYLITHERIHTGEKPYLCSHCGKSFSRRSTLNFHQRVHTGEKPYHCSVCEKCFTTYGTYSRHQRTHTGERLYKCSQCDKTFARPDVLKTHERVHTGEKPYHCSICGEKFSYLNGLKAHERKHAGTQTALDS, via the exons atgtgttctgtCACACTGATGGACTGCAGGAAACTGATGGAGATGAAAACTGAACTCACAGTAAAGGAAGAACAgactgatgaagatgatgatttATATTCTTCACTGAAACTGATGAACGGCGGGAACATGATGGAAATAAAAACTGAACCCACGTCAAAGAAAGAACAgactgatgaagatgagaatCACG atgagagcGGTGATTCATGTGGTGAATCTTCATCAAAACAGCGACTGACAGCACAAACTCTTCCCTGCATCACAGAGGAACATTTAGGGGGACATGAGAGGAGTCACACAGAACAGAAAGTTTCACAAGATCAGCGACATCATTCTGAAAAGCACAAGGAGGAGAAAGAGTTTCTCTGTGAGCTCTGCGGGAAGAATTGTGTCTCCTCTTTCAGTCTGAAAACTCACCTGAAGACACACAATGGAGAAAAGTCTTTCCACTGCAAAGGTATCAGCATCGAAACCTATCTTGTTGctcatcagagaattcacacgGGAGAAAAACCTTACAAGTGTCCTCACTGTGAGAGGACATTCAGCCATTCATCTGATGTTAAGAAACACATGCGTGTCCACACCGATGAGAGACCGTATcagtgcagtgaatgtggaaaaaccttTAAGAGGTCAGACGTTTTAAAGTCACACCAAAAAACACACTCTGAGGAGAAACTCTATCAGTGTTCACACTGTGATAAACAATTTCGTGAGAAACTTTATCTGATAACTCatgagagaattcacactggagagaaaccttatctctgttctcactgtggaaagagcttttcAAGACGAAGTACTTTAAATTTTCAtcagagagttcacactggagaaaaaccttatCACTGCAGTGTTTGTGAGAAGTGTTTCACCACATACGGGACCTACTCCAGGCATCAGAGAACTCACACAGGAGAAAGACTTTAtaaatgttctcagtgtgacaagacGTTTGCTCGACCAGATGTCCTAAAAACCCatgagagagttcacactggagagaaaccttatcactgcTCCATCTGTGGAGAGAAATTCAGTTATTTAAATGGTCTTAAAGCTCATGAgaggaaacatgctggaacaCAAACTGCACTGGATTCATAA